From one Diachasmimorpha longicaudata isolate KC_UGA_2023 chromosome 8, iyDiaLong2, whole genome shotgun sequence genomic stretch:
- the LOC135165002 gene encoding cytoplasmic dynein 1 intermediate chain isoform X14 has translation MMSDRKAELERKKAKLQAIREEKERRRREKEQKDVEEATVRAAGTDKDHRKELDAMLSSLGVAPVSDVLSSLSSMNSLASDVSNNATPDASMQPSSITSAQSNSAKKKANRELTVVSVAHTNIPPKEPVVYSKQTQTAQTAQTSHDGLSASSSANTIYSYCTTTSPTHSCSAGYFETDWWRPRKGGSAPNYLSEDEENSLPHMDGFQSKLPPGILSHGLPQVKEVQPAVTQVEQQSKEEAPKEVRELSEEEKQMLILSEDFQKFLDRTSRIVERALAESVNIYADYTGTLDGDEGMDEKSHQRLWLNRSFYDERWSRNRCVTSLDWSPQFPELLAASYHHNDDAPNDPDGICLIWNTKFKKTTPEFIFHCQSPVMSTTFARFHPNLILGGTYAGQIVLWDNRVQKRTPIQRTPLSASAHTHPVYCLNVVGTQNAHNLISISTDGKMCSWSLDMLSQPQETLDLQAKQSKPIAVTCLAFPHGDVNNFVVGSEDGTVYSACRHGIRAGVTETYEGHQGPVTSVSAHAVQGGIDFSHLFLTSSIDWTIKLWSLKENKALHSFEHNGDYVYDVAWSPTHPALFAAVDDSGHLDLWNLNQDTEVPTASVVVDGAPALNRVSWTPSGLHVTVGDDSGKIWVYDVAENLAHPRGDEWNKFLYTQQDLKNNKADEELDKLNLSSGPSSLTSMSSISSVPIR, from the exons ATGATGTCCGATCGAAAGGCTGAGTTGGAGAGGAAGAAGGCGAAATTGCAGGCCATCAGAGAAGAGAAGGAACGACGTAGAAGGGAGAAAGAGCAGAAAGAT GTGGAAGAGGCGACAGTGCGAGCAGCTGGAACTGACAAAGACCATCGCAAGGAACTGGATGCTATGCTCTCTTCCCTTGGAGTGGCTCCTGTCTCCG ATGTTTTATCTAGTCTCTCGAGTATGAATTCTCTCGCATCGGACGTTAGCAATAATGCCACTCCTGATGCAAGTATGCAACCATCGAGTATAACTTCAGCACAAAG TAATTCGGCAAAGAAAAAAGCAAATCGTGAATTAACAGTCGTCTCAGTGGCCCACACAAATATTCCGCCAAAAGAGCCAGTGGTGTACAGTAAGCAGACCCAAACAGCGCAAACAGCCCAAacgtcgcacgacg gaCTATCCGCCTCCTCTTCCGCAAACACGATCTACTCCTACTGTACGACAACGTCACCAACTCACTCTTGCTCCGCAGGCTACTTTGAGACTGACTGGTGGCGTCCCAGGAAAGGTGGGTCTGCACCAAACTACCTAT CCGAAGATGAGGAGAACAGTCTTCCTCACATGGATGGTTTCCAAAGCAAGCTACCACCGGGTATTCTATCACATGGCCTGCCACAGGTGAAAGAAGTCCAGCCCGCTGTCACTCAGGTCGAACAGCAGTCAAAGGAAGAGGCGCCCAAAGAAG TCCGAGAATTGAGCGAAGAAGAGAAACAAATGTTGATACTCTCCGAGgactttcagaaatttttggatagaACTAGTAGAATTGTTGAGAGGGCATTAGCTGAATCTGTTAATATCTATGCTGATTACACTGGAACGCTGGATGGGGATGAAGGAAT GGACGAGAAGAGTCACCAGCGCCTCTGGCTGAACCGCTCATTCTACGACGAGCGTTGGTCTCGCAATCGCTGTGTGACTTCCCTGGACTGGTCCCCCCAGTTTCCGGAGCTCCTAGCAGCCTCCTACCACCACAACGATGATGCCCCCAACGATCCAGACGGCATCTGTCTAATATGGAATacaaaattcaagaaaacCACTCCTGAATTCATCTTTCACTGTCAGTCACCAGTGATGTCAACAACATTCGCACGTTTCCATCCGAATTTAATTCTCGGTGGTACCTACGCCGGTCAAATAGTCCTGTGGGATAATCGCGTTCAAAAACGCACCCCAATTCAACGAACTCCCCTGTCAGCTAGTGCCCATACACATCCAGTCTATTGTCTGAACGTTGTGGGGACCCAGAATGCCCACAATCTTATAAGCATCTCCACAGATGGCAAAATGTGCTCCTGGAGTCTAGACATGCTCTCCCAACCCCAGGAGACCCTTGATCTCCAAGCGAAGCAGTCAAAGCCAATAGCTGTCACGTGTCTGGCATTTCCTCATGGAGATGTTAATAATTTCGTCGTTGGTAGTGAAGACGGTACTGTTTACTCAGCCTGTCGTCATGGCATTCGTGCTGGTGTCACTGAGACATACGAGGGTCATCAGGGCCCAGTGACATCGGTCAGTGCGCATGCTGTCCAAGGGGGCATTGACTTCTCCCATTTGTTCCTCACATCCTCCATCGACTGGACTATAAAGCTATGGAGTCTCAAGGAGAACAAAGCGTTGCATTCCTTCGAGCACAATGGAGATTATGTTTACGATGTCGCCTGGTCACCCACTCATCCCGCACTATTTGCAGCTGTTGATGATTCAGGACATCTGGATCTGTGGAATTTAAATCAGGATACCGAGGTGCCAACAGCCAGTGTCGTCGTCGATGGAGCACCAGCATTGAATCGAGTGTCATGGACACCCAGTGGATTGCATGTCACTGTTGGTGATGATTCCGGAAAAATTTGGGTTTACGATGTCGCTGAAAATCTTGCTCATCCACGCGGGGACGAGTGGAACAAGTTCCTGTATACACAGCAGGATTTGAAGAATAATAAAGCAGATGAGGAACTTGATAAACTCAATTTGAGCTCTGGACCATCGAGTCTCACTTCAATGTCGTCTATCTCTTCAGTGCCGATCAGATAA
- the LOC135165002 gene encoding cytoplasmic dynein 1 intermediate chain isoform X23 encodes MMSDRKAELERKKAKLQAIREEKERRRREKEQKDVEEATVRAAGTDKDHRKELDAMLSSLGVAPVSDVLSSLSSMNSLASDVSNNATPDASMQPSSITSAQSNSAKKKANRELTVVSVAHTNIPPKEPVVYSKQTQTAQTAQTSHDGYFETDWWRPRKDEYNLNPGLEWEDEFTAEDEENSLPHMDGFQSKLPPGILSHGLPQVKEVQPAVTQVEQQSKEEAPKEVRELSEEEKQMLILSEDFQKFLDRTSRIVERALAESVNIYADYTGTLDGDEGMDEKSHQRLWLNRSFYDERWSRNRCVTSLDWSPQFPELLAASYHHNDDAPNDPDGICLIWNTKFKKTTPEFIFHCQSPVMSTTFARFHPNLILGGTYAGQIVLWDNRVQKRTPIQRTPLSASAHTHPVYCLNVVGTQNAHNLISISTDGKMCSWSLDMLSQPQETLDLQAKQSKPIAVTCLAFPHGDVNNFVVGSEDGTVYSACRHGIRAGVTETYEGHQGPVTSVSAHAVQGGIDFSHLFLTSSIDWTIKLWSLKENKALHSFEHNGDYVYDVAWSPTHPALFAAVDDSGHLDLWNLNQDTEVPTASVVVDGAPALNRVSWTPSGLHVTVGDDSGKIWVYDVAENLAHPRGDEWNKFLYTQQDLKNNKADEELDKLNLSSGPSSLTSMSSISSVPIR; translated from the exons ATGATGTCCGATCGAAAGGCTGAGTTGGAGAGGAAGAAGGCGAAATTGCAGGCCATCAGAGAAGAGAAGGAACGACGTAGAAGGGAGAAAGAGCAGAAAGAT GTGGAAGAGGCGACAGTGCGAGCAGCTGGAACTGACAAAGACCATCGCAAGGAACTGGATGCTATGCTCTCTTCCCTTGGAGTGGCTCCTGTCTCCG ATGTTTTATCTAGTCTCTCGAGTATGAATTCTCTCGCATCGGACGTTAGCAATAATGCCACTCCTGATGCAAGTATGCAACCATCGAGTATAACTTCAGCACAAAG TAATTCGGCAAAGAAAAAAGCAAATCGTGAATTAACAGTCGTCTCAGTGGCCCACACAAATATTCCGCCAAAAGAGCCAGTGGTGTACAGTAAGCAGACCCAAACAGCGCAAACAGCCCAAacgtcgcacgacg GCTACTTTGAGACTGACTGGTGGCGTCCCAGGAAAG ACGAGTACAATCTAAATCCTGGTTTAGAGTGGGAGGACGAATTCACAG CCGAAGATGAGGAGAACAGTCTTCCTCACATGGATGGTTTCCAAAGCAAGCTACCACCGGGTATTCTATCACATGGCCTGCCACAGGTGAAAGAAGTCCAGCCCGCTGTCACTCAGGTCGAACAGCAGTCAAAGGAAGAGGCGCCCAAAGAAG TCCGAGAATTGAGCGAAGAAGAGAAACAAATGTTGATACTCTCCGAGgactttcagaaatttttggatagaACTAGTAGAATTGTTGAGAGGGCATTAGCTGAATCTGTTAATATCTATGCTGATTACACTGGAACGCTGGATGGGGATGAAGGAAT GGACGAGAAGAGTCACCAGCGCCTCTGGCTGAACCGCTCATTCTACGACGAGCGTTGGTCTCGCAATCGCTGTGTGACTTCCCTGGACTGGTCCCCCCAGTTTCCGGAGCTCCTAGCAGCCTCCTACCACCACAACGATGATGCCCCCAACGATCCAGACGGCATCTGTCTAATATGGAATacaaaattcaagaaaacCACTCCTGAATTCATCTTTCACTGTCAGTCACCAGTGATGTCAACAACATTCGCACGTTTCCATCCGAATTTAATTCTCGGTGGTACCTACGCCGGTCAAATAGTCCTGTGGGATAATCGCGTTCAAAAACGCACCCCAATTCAACGAACTCCCCTGTCAGCTAGTGCCCATACACATCCAGTCTATTGTCTGAACGTTGTGGGGACCCAGAATGCCCACAATCTTATAAGCATCTCCACAGATGGCAAAATGTGCTCCTGGAGTCTAGACATGCTCTCCCAACCCCAGGAGACCCTTGATCTCCAAGCGAAGCAGTCAAAGCCAATAGCTGTCACGTGTCTGGCATTTCCTCATGGAGATGTTAATAATTTCGTCGTTGGTAGTGAAGACGGTACTGTTTACTCAGCCTGTCGTCATGGCATTCGTGCTGGTGTCACTGAGACATACGAGGGTCATCAGGGCCCAGTGACATCGGTCAGTGCGCATGCTGTCCAAGGGGGCATTGACTTCTCCCATTTGTTCCTCACATCCTCCATCGACTGGACTATAAAGCTATGGAGTCTCAAGGAGAACAAAGCGTTGCATTCCTTCGAGCACAATGGAGATTATGTTTACGATGTCGCCTGGTCACCCACTCATCCCGCACTATTTGCAGCTGTTGATGATTCAGGACATCTGGATCTGTGGAATTTAAATCAGGATACCGAGGTGCCAACAGCCAGTGTCGTCGTCGATGGAGCACCAGCATTGAATCGAGTGTCATGGACACCCAGTGGATTGCATGTCACTGTTGGTGATGATTCCGGAAAAATTTGGGTTTACGATGTCGCTGAAAATCTTGCTCATCCACGCGGGGACGAGTGGAACAAGTTCCTGTATACACAGCAGGATTTGAAGAATAATAAAGCAGATGAGGAACTTGATAAACTCAATTTGAGCTCTGGACCATCGAGTCTCACTTCAATGTCGTCTATCTCTTCAGTGCCGATCAGATAA
- the LOC135165002 gene encoding cytoplasmic dynein 1 intermediate chain isoform X6: MMSDRKAELERKKAKLQAIREEKERRRREKEQKDVEEATVRAAGTDKDHRKELDAMLSSLGVAPVSDVLSSLSSMNSLASDVSNNATPDASMQPSSITSAQSNSAKKKANRELTVVSVAHTNIPPKEPVVYSKQTQTAQTAQTSHDGLSASSSANTIYSYCTTTSPTHSCSAGYFETDWWRPRKDEYNLNPGLEWEDEFTVLTYDDGQAEDEENSLPHMDGFQSKLPPGILSHGLPQVKEVQPAVTQVEQQSKEEAPKEVRELSEEEKQMLILSEDFQKFLDRTSRIVERALAESVNIYADYTGTLDGDEGMDEKSHQRLWLNRSFYDERWSRNRCVTSLDWSPQFPELLAASYHHNDDAPNDPDGICLIWNTKFKKTTPEFIFHCQSPVMSTTFARFHPNLILGGTYAGQIVLWDNRVQKRTPIQRTPLSASAHTHPVYCLNVVGTQNAHNLISISTDGKMCSWSLDMLSQPQETLDLQAKQSKPIAVTCLAFPHGDVNNFVVGSEDGTVYSACRHGIRAGVTETYEGHQGPVTSVSAHAVQGGIDFSHLFLTSSIDWTIKLWSLKENKALHSFEHNGDYVYDVAWSPTHPALFAAVDDSGHLDLWNLNQDTEVPTASVVVDGAPALNRVSWTPSGLHVTVGDDSGKIWVYDVAENLAHPRGDEWNKFLYTQQDLKNNKADEELDKLNLSSGPSSLTSMSSISSVPIR; encoded by the exons ATGATGTCCGATCGAAAGGCTGAGTTGGAGAGGAAGAAGGCGAAATTGCAGGCCATCAGAGAAGAGAAGGAACGACGTAGAAGGGAGAAAGAGCAGAAAGAT GTGGAAGAGGCGACAGTGCGAGCAGCTGGAACTGACAAAGACCATCGCAAGGAACTGGATGCTATGCTCTCTTCCCTTGGAGTGGCTCCTGTCTCCG ATGTTTTATCTAGTCTCTCGAGTATGAATTCTCTCGCATCGGACGTTAGCAATAATGCCACTCCTGATGCAAGTATGCAACCATCGAGTATAACTTCAGCACAAAG TAATTCGGCAAAGAAAAAAGCAAATCGTGAATTAACAGTCGTCTCAGTGGCCCACACAAATATTCCGCCAAAAGAGCCAGTGGTGTACAGTAAGCAGACCCAAACAGCGCAAACAGCCCAAacgtcgcacgacg gaCTATCCGCCTCCTCTTCCGCAAACACGATCTACTCCTACTGTACGACAACGTCACCAACTCACTCTTGCTCCGCAGGCTACTTTGAGACTGACTGGTGGCGTCCCAGGAAAG ACGAGTACAATCTAAATCCTGGTTTAGAGTGGGAGGACGAATTCACAG TTTTGACATATGATGATGGCCAAGCCGAAGATGAGGAGAACAGTCTTCCTCACATGGATGGTTTCCAAAGCAAGCTACCACCGGGTATTCTATCACATGGCCTGCCACAGGTGAAAGAAGTCCAGCCCGCTGTCACTCAGGTCGAACAGCAGTCAAAGGAAGAGGCGCCCAAAGAAG TCCGAGAATTGAGCGAAGAAGAGAAACAAATGTTGATACTCTCCGAGgactttcagaaatttttggatagaACTAGTAGAATTGTTGAGAGGGCATTAGCTGAATCTGTTAATATCTATGCTGATTACACTGGAACGCTGGATGGGGATGAAGGAAT GGACGAGAAGAGTCACCAGCGCCTCTGGCTGAACCGCTCATTCTACGACGAGCGTTGGTCTCGCAATCGCTGTGTGACTTCCCTGGACTGGTCCCCCCAGTTTCCGGAGCTCCTAGCAGCCTCCTACCACCACAACGATGATGCCCCCAACGATCCAGACGGCATCTGTCTAATATGGAATacaaaattcaagaaaacCACTCCTGAATTCATCTTTCACTGTCAGTCACCAGTGATGTCAACAACATTCGCACGTTTCCATCCGAATTTAATTCTCGGTGGTACCTACGCCGGTCAAATAGTCCTGTGGGATAATCGCGTTCAAAAACGCACCCCAATTCAACGAACTCCCCTGTCAGCTAGTGCCCATACACATCCAGTCTATTGTCTGAACGTTGTGGGGACCCAGAATGCCCACAATCTTATAAGCATCTCCACAGATGGCAAAATGTGCTCCTGGAGTCTAGACATGCTCTCCCAACCCCAGGAGACCCTTGATCTCCAAGCGAAGCAGTCAAAGCCAATAGCTGTCACGTGTCTGGCATTTCCTCATGGAGATGTTAATAATTTCGTCGTTGGTAGTGAAGACGGTACTGTTTACTCAGCCTGTCGTCATGGCATTCGTGCTGGTGTCACTGAGACATACGAGGGTCATCAGGGCCCAGTGACATCGGTCAGTGCGCATGCTGTCCAAGGGGGCATTGACTTCTCCCATTTGTTCCTCACATCCTCCATCGACTGGACTATAAAGCTATGGAGTCTCAAGGAGAACAAAGCGTTGCATTCCTTCGAGCACAATGGAGATTATGTTTACGATGTCGCCTGGTCACCCACTCATCCCGCACTATTTGCAGCTGTTGATGATTCAGGACATCTGGATCTGTGGAATTTAAATCAGGATACCGAGGTGCCAACAGCCAGTGTCGTCGTCGATGGAGCACCAGCATTGAATCGAGTGTCATGGACACCCAGTGGATTGCATGTCACTGTTGGTGATGATTCCGGAAAAATTTGGGTTTACGATGTCGCTGAAAATCTTGCTCATCCACGCGGGGACGAGTGGAACAAGTTCCTGTATACACAGCAGGATTTGAAGAATAATAAAGCAGATGAGGAACTTGATAAACTCAATTTGAGCTCTGGACCATCGAGTCTCACTTCAATGTCGTCTATCTCTTCAGTGCCGATCAGATAA